Within Aspergillus oryzae RIB40 DNA, chromosome 2, the genomic segment ACCTGGGCTAAACCACGAATGGCTAGACTGACATTCTTATCTGTTGCGAGCTTTAACATCAAGAGATTACAATCAGACTACGAGATTTAGAATTACATTCACTGAACTTGGTTGTTTGACCAGCCAGTGAGAACCATGTCAGATCCACAACAACGGACGCCTCGAGTTGTCGAGAAGATGCGCGACCAAGGTTGACCCAGTCGATGACGCCAGTAACCACACGCAGGCCGACTGTGCAAACAACTACGTCACTCGGCAATCATCTCTGTTCTTTCATCATTCCTAATAAATAAATACTACACGTCCTCACATATCCCTTTGTTTTCAATTCCAACTACCCTTGCAAGGACTTTTGTAAGTCGTCCTCaattgatctctttcttACTACTCAAAAACCGTCTGAGGGATGCTGACTGTTGATAGCGACTCCACGAAACAAAAGCTCATTCAGTTAGAAGACACTAAACATTCGTAACCAGTGACTATGAAGCTAAATTTCGCTTCGGGTCTGGTGCTGGCCCTCGCAACCGTGGAGGCGGTTGGGGCACACTCGTGGTTCAGCAAAGCTGGTATGTAACCATCACTGTCTTACATTGCGATACTACACAGCCGATACGGtttctgaagatgaaggtctaTGCTGACAAAAGGTCCATTGTAGTGTACGATAAATGGCATGAATCAGAACTGGAGCGGTGGCTTTCCGATCATGGTACGACTCGCCTCATGGAAACGTCTTACACATCGCAAGATGCTAACTTGGTGTATAGACATCCCGTATCCTTCTCCCGCTGATCGCAAAGACCTCGAAAGCGCTGTGAAGGTAAACTGGAACTCGAAAGTCCAAAAGCCCTTGGGACAAGCAGCGGACCAGGCTACCGATCAATGGCATCAAGCCAAAGACTGGATTTTTGATACGTACGTCCAGAACGGAAGGGCGTATTACTTTGTCCATCACTAACAGATGCAAACAGCTGGTCTGATTCTCATCTCAAAGCTTTTCTTGATCGACATGGTATCCCTGCCCCTCAGCCGCGCAAGCGCGATGTCCTGCTCAAGACGGCCCGTGAAAACTACGAAGCAATTGCCAAAAGACTCGGAGAAGCTGCTTCTTATCCTGGCAACTGGGTCTACGAGCAGTGGACTGAGTCCGATCTAAAGGAATGGCTTGACGAGCGTGGCTGGCCGGTGCCTCAGCCTACAACCCGTGACAAGCTGATCGCAATGGTGCGTCGCAACGCTAGACTAGCCAGCCTACAAGCACGGAGCCTcgctgcttctgcttctaAATCCGCAGATGCAGCTCAGGCTACTCTGAGTGAAGCGCTATTCAATGCGTGGTCTGACTCCGACTTGAAGAAATTCCTCGACGAACATAATGTCAAGGTGCCACAAGGCTCTAAGCGCAACGAGCTGGTCGCACTGGCCAGAAAGCACCGCGCCTCCCTCGTTAGCCAGGCCTCTTCTGTAGCTTCTACTGCATCCCAGAGTGCTACCTCGAAGGCCTCAGAACTATATGGTGCTGCTACCACTAAGGCTGGCAACGAGTATGCCCGAGCAACCGATGCCGCACAGCTTAAGGGAGAGGAGGCCTTTGAAGCTGCTGTCGCAACCTGGTCTGACTCCCGTCTCAAGGCCTTCTTGGATGCACGAGGAGTCCCTGTTCCGCAGAGCAACAAGCGTGATGAGCTTCTTGCAAAGGTTAGACTAAACAAGCACAAAGCAGCCACTGGCTGGAGCGCTTGGACTTTCGACACTTGGGACACTGAGCACTTGAAGTAAGTCATCGTTTCATGTATCCAACCAGTAACCGTTTTGCTGACCTCAATTGGAGGAAATACCTGTCTTCAATGAATGCAAAGGCAGCTCACCGCGCAGATCTGACTCGGGATGAGCTGGTGAAGCAAGCTCAAGATACTTACGCTAAAGCCTCCAAGGCTGGAGGGGCAAACCTGGCATCAGCTACGTCATACATGGCGCAGGCTACTGACGCTGCCAAGTCTTCCACCTTCGACACCTGGTCTCATTCTGAACTTAAGGCTTACCTTGACTCATATGGTATTCCGGTCTACCAAGGCTCTAGCCCCAACGAATTACGCGCTGCAGTACGTCGCAACGCCGAGTACTTTAGGTACGGTACTAGTACTCCTCAAGGAACAATCTATGCCAAGCTCCAGGATGCTACCAACTGGCTCCTGGATCAGTTGAAGATCGGAGCGGCCAGTGGCCGGGCTCAGGGTCAGCGGGCTGCTGAGAAGGCGCAAGAGAAGGCTGCGGATGCTGCGGAAGAAATGCGAGCGGAACTGTGAATTTGGGGAGTCTAGGGAGTTTTTAATCTCGGTCACGATTTGATGACTTGTAACAGTACCTTTTGATTCTTCGTCGTTTTCTCTTGATTTATTTTAAACATGCAATGATAATAACAGTGGTTGTGCTGCTCAACTTTGCAAAAGTTTATAATGGCAATATCACTTATCTACTACCCTATGGATGTTATAAGTTGTGGTGGTAGCAGGCTTAACATTAGTCCTTATAATAAGATGGCATTCACTATGACCTAGAAAAATCCCAATATATGCGGCTCACATTTGAGCGTCAATCGAATCATGTCTCATGcgaaacaaacaagaaaaccaCTCGCATCGCTTTTAAAAACACCAAATCTTGAATTTTCCATCAAGGTACATCCAACCTCGTAGAAGCTTCAACCCCGCATTCCATCATCAATACGCGGTACCATCCATGATGGGCGTTCAATCGCAGGGTAATTATGCCTTCGGGGCCTCGGGATCGCCTTCAGCAACCAATTTTCCCACGACCAAATACTTCTCCAAAAAGCGCTCCTCCCAGGACTGGAGGTTTTCCAATGCTTCCGCATCAAGATCCTTGAGGTCATCCAAAGGAGCCTTCAGGTCCTTAGTAAGCATCTCCTCGTCGAAGCTCTGGCAGGCCAGTCCACGGGATGCGTCTCGGCCAGCGAAGTTCTCGTAGGGGCCACCCTGCACCAGAATGAGTTAGTTTCGTGTGTATTCGTTATCGTCAACCCGACGGGCACAAGGTAGCGCATACCGGTCCGTAGAAGTTCCTGCCAGGGGATACATCGAAGACACGACCGCGGACAGCTAGATAGACGGGCTTTCCATCGACACCGTTGAATTCGAGCAGAGTGGTGGGGGTGAACGTCCGGAAGACGATGGGCGCAGGACCCTTGGGAAGAGTTACGGGCGCCTTTGGTCGGAATTGCATGTACACCAGAACGgcgaagagggagaggagaagcAGGTTAATCGGCGATGCAATTGACATACTAAAGAGGATCTGGGTTAGTTTTCGATCGTGTGGAGGACCAAAACCGGTGTTTGCGTTGGTTGGGATACTGACACTTCGGCGGGCGGCGGGACTGCCCCGTCTTCTAGAGTTTGTGTTAGTATGGACTATGGGTTGATGTGTCTCTGAAGATTCATTCAACGGATGATGTATCAAAGAGACATACGTGGAGAGGACATAGTTATAGTTGTTTGTGAGGAATATCGTTGGTTTTGGTTGGACAGAGCAGTTgacgtggaggatgaagctGACGGAGGTAAAGTTGGAGATGACGGAAGAGAGCGCTGGGTATTACTTGTACAGTAAGTAATATTTCACTGTGCTTAGTGTCCAGCCCAATGCGGAGAAATAAGCCGATGCTGACAGCGGTATTACTTACCGCACGTGAACCCTTTCGAGCTAGTCTGAGCTGCAGTCTCAGCTGCAGCCTGAGAGTTCAGGCCATCAATCCATCCATGGTTTGCCCGAAAGTCCTCACGGATCTTTAATCCAACTCCACAGGCTTGTTGTATCACTTTATGCCAGATTTCTTGAGTCCCGTAGCACAGACACCCGAGAAAACTGgatttctcctccttttaATTTATTTCCCTGTTATTTTTAGTGTTCAGGACCGAGGAAAATCCACACCTCGGATGACTTGGGGGGTTTTTAATGGTCTGGATGAAGATCATTATAATCGTTATGCTATTATGGAGTCCTAGAGCTAACCTCGACTACTAATCATAGTAGCTGATGAACCCAACTAACGGGAGACTAACCACGAACTGTTAGTCAACCAGAATTACTGCAAATCGCTGAAACAGGACCCTTTCAAGGGCATGTGCTTGTTCGGGTGCCATGactttcatttcttcttgctgcccCCTCAATCAGGCGAGCCTGATAGTCATCATTATTCATTCTTTCTGCAATTGTTCATTCGTTCCTTCACTCGTGTTGAGCACTGTGTAATTTCTTGGAATATCCTTTTGCTTcaattcttttctctctttcggagtttctttcccctctgTTTTTCTtatattattgttttttgTCTTTAACTAACTGAGCGGTTTTATCCGTGTCGCATTTGAGTCCCTGTCAGCAAAACCTTCCCTTTGTTGACGTGCATACCGGACAAGGATTGGTCGacattttctcttctaattGTTGAATGACATGCTGGCATGTCTTTGCAGGATCCCACattgaaaataaaatcaGCCTATTTGTGACAGGGATCATTTTTATCCTCGTTTGCGTTCAACGTCCTGCTTTTGACATCTTGGACCTTCCTTCTCTAACCCCCTactcttccttttctatAACCGTTGAGCGAGTCAAGGTATTTGAGGTATGTCAACCTTCCCCTTGCATCATAACTTGATCCACTGACGATCATCGCTATCCCTAGCCGCAGGAAGATCGATCGCGGTGTCTTAGATCAAAATGTGGTTGAAGGTTTCATCGAATTTCCATCGGTCGAAGAAGCCGGTAATTGGAACTCCTACTTTGGTCGGAAAGACCTTGGATGATAATGAATACCAGtcctttcctctt encodes:
- the ish1 gene encoding double-strand break repair enhancer MSC1 (predicted protein), translating into MKLNFASGLVLALATVEAVGAHSWFSKAGMSIVVYDKWHESELERWLSDHDIPYPSPADRKDLESAVKVNWNSKVQKPLGQAADQATDQWHQAKDWIFDTYVQNGRAYYFPRKRDVLLKTARENYEAIAKRLGEAASYPGNWVYEQWTESDLKEWLDERGWPVPQPTTRDKLIAMVRRNARLASLQARSLAASASKSADAAQATLSEALFNAWSDSDLKKFLDEHNVKVPQGSKRNELVALARKHRASLVSQASSVASTASQSATSKASELYGAATTKAGNEYARATDAAQLKGEEAFEAAVATWSDSRLKAFLDARGVPVPQSNKRDELLAKVRLNKHKAATGWSAWTFDTWDTEHLKKYLSSMNAKAAHRADLTRDELVKQAQDTYAKASKAGGANLASATSYMAQATDAAKSSTFDTWSHSELKAYLDSYGIPVYQGSSPNELRAAVRRNAEYFRYGTSTPQGTIYAKLQDATNWLLDQLKIGAASGRAQGQRAAEKAQEKAADAAEEMRAEL
- a CDS encoding uncharacterized protein (predicted protein); the protein is MSSPQTHQPIVHTNTNSRRRGSPAARRSVSIPTNANTGFGPPHDRKLTQILFSMSIASPINLLLLSLFAVLVYMQFRPKAPVTLPKGPAPIVFRTFTPTTLLEFNGVDGKPVYLAVRGRVFDVSPGRNFYGPGGPYENFAGRDASRGLACQSFDEEMLTKDLKAPLDDLKDLDAEALENLQSWEERFLEKYLVVGKLVAEGDPEAPKA